From Proteiniborus sp. MB09-C3, the proteins below share one genomic window:
- a CDS encoding M28 family peptidase — MKYKRFILACLVIMLQTSCTANKTIDSLNSNIQDTVSILASKNLGGRLTGTLGNEMAQELIVNAFMDIGLKPYIEESYLHEYKHIYLPPEKQKHILKIEFSKDNIKELAYGIDFLEQKNISSIDINYPIVFDLYDKNINESILIIDDLDRLSEYYKNENKNIEPKAILVKAQIFKKYLSMQEKGIPVIQVTPQVYDEFLSNPRAIVRIFQETDIQEIQAHNVIGKIEGHNNEKAIILSAHFDHVGKLSDDEIFFGAIDNASGMSALMELAKKLQLYYNENKPSYDILFCAFNGEESNLQGSRAFVKETQEIYSQIININIDSIGIKGDDILAIAGDEEVSGPLITELLNFFEQNQLNSVIEGTDLISDHISFSQSQIPSVNLGNLNIDNIHTTRDTVSGVDIKYIAQLTDVLYDFIIAKETSIFSTEGLFQYSITKNEEIESEDNNIMIAYSKAKKDMPFGSYKIIILEDKPLTVINTIGSFSDLQSIKDFYADLELPERYNGYDFLKVNIIDSTIAIVNDGFIKIGNLLLDKDSYEIGKEYKLNMDKENISRIDILYEKNGTADNNAFRITVIRSSQFKSEFESEFETKTIILGNQEYTLEYDKNTKIICGIRTEKEVSGNIYNISLLKGAIITVDIDNITNKILKSTFNIEEIESIEDFIQSIDIDYFINTIWG, encoded by the coding sequence ATGAAGTATAAAAGGTTTATCCTTGCATGTCTGGTTATAATGTTACAAACATCTTGTACTGCTAATAAGACAATAGACAGCCTTAACTCAAATATTCAGGATACTGTATCTATTCTTGCATCTAAAAATCTAGGTGGAAGATTAACTGGAACTCTGGGAAATGAAATGGCCCAAGAGCTTATTGTCAATGCATTTATGGATATAGGATTGAAGCCCTACATAGAAGAAAGTTATCTTCATGAATACAAGCATATATACTTGCCACCAGAAAAGCAAAAACATATCCTGAAAATTGAATTTTCAAAAGATAATATAAAAGAACTGGCTTATGGTATAGATTTCTTAGAACAAAAGAATATATCTAGTATAGATATAAACTATCCAATAGTATTTGATTTATATGATAAAAATATAAATGAATCCATTTTAATTATAGACGACTTGGATAGATTATCAGAATACTATAAAAATGAAAATAAGAATATTGAGCCTAAAGCTATTTTGGTCAAAGCACAAATCTTTAAGAAGTACTTGAGCATGCAAGAAAAGGGAATTCCTGTTATCCAAGTCACTCCACAAGTCTATGATGAGTTTTTAAGTAATCCTAGAGCTATAGTACGTATATTTCAAGAAACTGATATTCAAGAAATCCAAGCTCATAATGTTATAGGAAAAATAGAAGGACATAATAATGAAAAAGCAATTATTCTCTCAGCTCACTTCGACCATGTTGGCAAATTATCTGATGATGAAATTTTCTTTGGAGCTATTGATAATGCTTCGGGGATGTCTGCTCTTATGGAACTGGCGAAAAAACTGCAATTATACTATAATGAAAACAAGCCTAGCTACGATATATTATTCTGTGCTTTTAACGGCGAAGAATCTAATCTACAGGGAAGCAGAGCATTTGTTAAAGAAACTCAGGAAATATATTCTCAAATTATAAATATTAATATAGATTCTATCGGAATAAAAGGCGATGATATTTTAGCCATAGCTGGTGACGAAGAGGTAAGTGGTCCATTAATAACCGAGTTGTTGAATTTCTTTGAACAAAATCAGCTTAACTCAGTGATTGAAGGCACTGACTTAATATCTGATCATATATCATTTTCACAATCTCAAATTCCTTCTGTAAACTTAGGTAATTTAAATATTGACAACATACACACTACTAGGGATACTGTATCAGGGGTAGATATTAAGTACATTGCACAGTTAACAGATGTCCTTTATGATTTCATAATAGCTAAAGAAACAAGTATTTTTTCTACAGAGGGATTATTCCAATACTCAATAACTAAAAATGAAGAAATTGAATCAGAAGACAATAATATTATGATTGCATACTCAAAAGCAAAAAAAGACATGCCCTTTGGTAGTTATAAAATCATTATTCTAGAAGATAAACCACTTACAGTAATCAACACAATTGGTAGTTTCAGCGATTTGCAATCAATTAAAGACTTTTATGCAGATTTAGAACTACCAGAAAGATACAACGGATATGATTTTTTAAAAGTAAATATAATAGATAGTACAATAGCAATAGTAAACGATGGTTTTATTAAGATTGGTAACTTATTATTAGATAAAGATTCATATGAGATTGGAAAAGAATATAAATTGAATATGGATAAAGAAAATATATCTCGTATAGATATTTTATATGAGAAAAATGGTACAGCAGATAACAATGCTTTTAGAATAACAGTTATTCGTAGCTCACAATTTAAAAGTGAATTTGAAAGCGAATTTGAAACTAAAACTATTATACTGGGAAATCAAGAATATACTTTAGAGTATGACAAAAATACAAAAATAATTTGTGGTATAAGAACTGAAAAAGAAGTTAGTGGAAATATCTATAATATATCATTATTAAAGGGAGCTATTATTACAGTAGACATTGATAATATTACGAATAAAATATTAAAATCTACTTTTAATATTGAAGAAATTGAAAGCATTGAGGATTTTATACAATCTATAGATATTGATTATTTCATTAATACTATATGGGGGTAA
- a CDS encoding acyl-CoA dehydratase activase → MYSVGIDVGSVAAKAVVFDGHEIVAKEIIPTGWSPKESGEKLFEMVTSMARVDKNEIKSIVGTGYGRVALSFIDRKVTEITCHGKGAHFIDSNIRTVIDIGGQDSKVIKLDEKGNIIDFLMNDKCAAGTGRFLQVMAHALEIDVSELSQIGEGATPETISSMCTVFAESEVISLMASGASKEGIAAGLLQSVCSKTYTLVSKVGVQNKVFFSGGVSKNYLLREFLSKKLGVEVFSSELSQYLGAIGAAVIGYRD, encoded by the coding sequence ATGTACAGTGTTGGAATTGATGTAGGCTCTGTAGCTGCTAAAGCTGTAGTATTTGATGGTCATGAAATAGTTGCTAAGGAAATAATACCTACGGGCTGGAGTCCGAAGGAATCAGGAGAAAAGCTATTTGAAATGGTAACATCAATGGCAAGAGTAGATAAAAATGAAATTAAGTCCATAGTTGGAACTGGTTATGGTAGAGTTGCACTGTCATTTATAGATAGAAAGGTAACTGAAATAACTTGCCATGGAAAGGGTGCCCACTTTATAGATTCAAATATAAGGACCGTTATTGATATCGGCGGTCAAGATAGCAAGGTAATAAAGCTAGATGAAAAAGGCAATATCATCGACTTTTTGATGAACGACAAATGTGCTGCTGGAACTGGACGCTTTTTACAGGTAATGGCTCATGCACTAGAAATAGATGTAAGTGAATTATCACAAATTGGAGAAGGCGCAACCCCTGAAACCATAAGCAGTATGTGTACTGTATTTGCAGAATCAGAAGTAATAAGCCTAATGGCAAGCGGAGCATCAAAGGAAGGCATAGCAGCAGGATTGCTACAATCCGTATGCAGTAAAACCTATACTCTTGTAAGCAAGGTAGGAGTTCAAAATAAAGTTTTCTTCTCTGGTGGTGTATCAAAAAACTATTTACTAAGAGAATTCTTAAGCAAAAAATTAGGAGTAGAAGTTTTTTCATCAGAGCTGTCACAATATCTAGGAGCCATTGGTGCAGCAGTAATTGGTTATAGAGATTAG
- a CDS encoding double-cubane-cluster-containing anaerobic reductase — translation MRPEIMAEVEGLRGVNSVKIKEASEAGKKVVGMYCVFSPQEIAMAADAITVSLCGTIQAPIEEAEKELPRNLCPLIKSSYGFAITDKCPYFYFSDVLLAETTCDGKKKMYELMSKLKPMHIMNLPQTANAENSLELWKKEMIYFKEFLEKQFGVEITDDKLRAAIKLLNRERKAMKRLHQLNAHKPAPLSGMDMMLAQWLKGFNVDKEAGIELIERLTKEVEERVEKGIYAFDENAPRILLTGCPIGSGSEKVLRILEESGASVVALENCTGYKGLDVLVDEDKDPITALAEKYLSTPCSCMTNNNGRLDLIERLAKEYEVDGIVDLTWQACHTYNIESFTVKNFAKDVLNLPFLQIETDYSDSDVGQIKVRVEAFLEGIK, via the coding sequence ATGAGACCAGAAATAATGGCAGAGGTAGAGGGGCTAAGAGGAGTCAACTCAGTAAAAATTAAAGAGGCTAGTGAAGCAGGCAAAAAAGTAGTAGGAATGTACTGTGTATTTTCACCACAAGAAATCGCAATGGCAGCAGATGCGATTACTGTCAGCCTTTGTGGTACAATACAAGCACCAATAGAAGAAGCTGAGAAAGAACTTCCAAGAAACTTATGTCCGCTTATCAAATCAAGCTATGGATTTGCTATTACTGATAAGTGTCCATATTTTTACTTCTCAGATGTGCTATTAGCAGAGACAACCTGCGATGGAAAGAAAAAAATGTATGAGCTGATGTCAAAGCTAAAGCCAATGCACATCATGAATCTTCCTCAAACTGCTAATGCTGAAAATTCTCTAGAGCTATGGAAAAAAGAAATGATCTATTTTAAGGAGTTTTTAGAAAAACAATTTGGAGTAGAGATTACAGATGATAAGTTAAGGGCTGCAATTAAATTATTGAATAGAGAAAGAAAAGCAATGAAACGACTTCATCAACTAAATGCTCATAAACCAGCACCTTTATCAGGAATGGATATGATGCTAGCTCAATGGCTAAAAGGCTTTAATGTTGACAAGGAAGCGGGAATTGAATTAATAGAAAGATTAACTAAAGAAGTTGAGGAAAGAGTAGAAAAAGGAATTTATGCCTTTGATGAAAATGCACCTCGTATTTTATTGACAGGATGTCCTATAGGAAGCGGCTCAGAAAAGGTACTTAGAATACTTGAGGAATCAGGAGCCAGCGTTGTTGCTTTAGAGAATTGTACTGGATACAAAGGTTTAGATGTACTTGTTGATGAAGATAAGGATCCTATTACAGCTTTAGCAGAAAAATATCTATCTACTCCATGTTCATGTATGACAAACAATAATGGCAGACTTGATTTAATTGAAAGACTTGCCAAAGAATATGAAGTAGATGGTATAGTAGACTTAACATGGCAGGCATGTCACACATATAATATTGAATCCTTTACAGTTAAAAACTTTGCAAAAGATGTACTAAATCTTCCTTTCCTTCAAATAGAAACGGATTATTCTGATTCTGATGTTGGACAAATAAAGGTAAGGGTAGAGGCATTTTTAGAAGGAATAAAATAG
- the aroQ gene encoding type II 3-dehydroquinate dehydratase, translating to MKILIVNGPNINLLGIREKGIYGNTSYEMLCEKLKENAKELSLDIDIIQSNIEGEIINYIQNALRTYDGVIINPGAYTHYSIAIYDAIKAVNIPTIEVHISNIYNREEYRRKSVIAPACIGQISGFGIYGYTMAMIGMKNYLENLDKL from the coding sequence TTGAAGATTCTTATTGTGAATGGACCTAATATAAATCTATTAGGAATTAGAGAAAAAGGCATATATGGAAATACTTCCTACGAAATGCTTTGTGAAAAACTGAAAGAAAATGCAAAGGAACTTTCCCTAGATATAGATATAATTCAAAGTAATATAGAAGGTGAGATAATTAATTACATCCAAAATGCCTTAAGGACTTATGATGGTGTAATAATAAATCCTGGTGCATACACTCATTATAGTATAGCCATATATGATGCCATAAAAGCAGTGAATATACCTACTATTGAAGTGCATATAAGCAATATATATAATAGGGAAGAGTACAGAAGAAAATCTGTAATAGCTCCTGCATGTATAGGACAAATCAGCGGTTTTGGAATATATGGATATACTATGGCGATGATAGGGATGAAAAACTATTTAGAAAATCTAGACAAATTATAA
- a CDS encoding shikimate kinase produces the protein MNSFEKNISLIGMPGCGKTTIGKMLAQRLGVDFYDSDNYIEKITGKSISRIFQNGEDYFRQLETESIKELSLKSHIVMATGGGVVKRIENIEALKNNGIIIFINRPLENIAEDINTEERPLLKDKKENLYRLYDERIELYKKYCDYELMNDKTIDCAVNDIILIIDYHSRLSR, from the coding sequence TTGAATAGTTTTGAAAAAAATATATCCTTAATAGGAATGCCTGGCTGCGGCAAAACAACCATAGGAAAGATGTTAGCTCAGAGACTTGGAGTTGACTTTTACGATAGTGATAATTACATAGAAAAAATTACTGGTAAAAGTATTTCAAGAATCTTTCAAAATGGAGAGGATTATTTTAGACAATTAGAGACTGAATCCATAAAGGAATTGTCTTTAAAATCACATATAGTAATGGCAACAGGGGGAGGAGTTGTAAAAAGAATTGAAAATATCGAAGCGCTGAAAAATAATGGGATAATTATTTTTATTAATAGGCCTTTAGAAAATATAGCTGAGGACATAAATACAGAAGAAAGACCTCTACTGAAAGATAAGAAGGAGAACTTGTACAGGCTTTATGATGAGAGAATAGAATTATATAAAAAATACTGTGATTATGAATTAATGAATGATAAGACCATAGATTGTGCTGTCAATGATATTATCTTAATAATTGATTATCACAGCAGATTGAGCAGGTAA
- a CDS encoding chorismate mutase, with protein sequence MNDLKKFRQEIDEIDNELIVLFEKRMKIAKRVAEYKKDNNMPIYDESRENEIIKKNVEKLDDKSLSNELEIFYKMIFKISKDIQKKEIDDGK encoded by the coding sequence ATGAATGATTTAAAAAAGTTCAGGCAAGAAATAGATGAAATAGATAATGAGCTCATAGTGCTTTTTGAAAAGAGAATGAAAATTGCAAAGAGAGTTGCAGAATATAAAAAGGATAACAATATGCCCATATATGATGAATCAAGAGAAAATGAAATAATCAAGAAGAATGTTGAAAAACTAGATGACAAAAGCTTAAGTAACGAGCTAGAGATATTTTATAAAATGATTTTTAAGATAAGTAAGGATATACAGAAAAAAGAAATAGATGATGGCAAATAA
- the aroC gene encoding chorismate synthase, producing MSGIWGNKLRLSIFGESHGEGIGVVINGLPAGLEIDFELIDKEMKRRAPGRNKISSQRKEADSAQIISGYFNNKTTGTPLCAIIRNKDNRSQDYDKTKELLRPGHADYTGYIKYKGFNDYRGGGHFSGRLTAPLVFAGAIAKQILMQSNIVIGSHISSIGHIQDDFFDLVKVDAKTLNQLSKKDFPIVNDEKGEEMIELIEKVKLEGDSIGGTIETAILNLQAGLGEPFFDSVESKLSHLLFSIPGTKGIEFGRGFEIARLKGSQANDEYYIKGSEVKTYSNNNGGILGGITNGMPVIFRAAIKPTPSISLKQKTVDIKHMTDTEIEIEGRHDPCIVPRAVPVVEAVSALAVLDLLMEQGGKFNE from the coding sequence ATGAGTGGAATATGGGGAAATAAATTAAGGCTGTCAATTTTTGGAGAATCCCATGGAGAGGGAATTGGAGTAGTAATTAATGGATTGCCAGCTGGATTAGAGATAGACTTTGAGTTAATTGATAAGGAAATGAAAAGAAGAGCACCAGGGAGAAATAAAATATCATCTCAAAGAAAGGAAGCAGATTCTGCTCAAATAATAAGTGGATATTTTAATAATAAAACTACTGGAACGCCTTTATGTGCTATTATCCGTAATAAAGATAATAGATCTCAAGACTATGACAAAACAAAAGAACTATTACGTCCAGGACATGCTGATTATACTGGTTATATAAAATATAAGGGCTTTAATGATTATAGAGGAGGAGGACACTTTTCTGGCAGGCTAACAGCTCCCTTAGTTTTTGCAGGTGCTATTGCAAAACAAATTCTAATGCAAAGTAATATAGTCATTGGAAGCCACATCTCAAGCATAGGCCATATACAGGATGACTTCTTTGACTTAGTAAAGGTCGATGCTAAAACCTTGAATCAATTAAGTAAAAAAGATTTCCCTATAGTAAATGATGAAAAGGGAGAGGAAATGATAGAATTAATTGAAAAAGTTAAATTGGAGGGGGATTCTATAGGTGGAACTATTGAGACAGCAATTTTGAACCTACAAGCTGGATTAGGAGAACCATTTTTTGATTCAGTAGAAAGTAAGCTATCCCATTTGTTGTTTTCAATTCCAGGTACTAAAGGCATAGAGTTTGGAAGAGGATTTGAAATTGCAAGGTTAAAGGGTTCTCAGGCTAATGATGAATATTATATTAAAGGTAGTGAAGTAAAGACTTATTCAAATAACAATGGTGGTATTTTAGGAGGCATAACCAACGGAATGCCTGTTATATTTAGAGCTGCAATAAAACCAACCCCATCTATAAGCCTTAAGCAAAAAACAGTAGACATAAAGCATATGACAGATACTGAAATAGAAATAGAAGGCAGGCATGATCCATGCATAGTACCTAGAGCAGTACCTGTAGTAGAAGCTGTATCTGCATTAGCTGTATTAGACTTGTTAATGGAACAGGGAGGAAAATTCAATGAATGA
- the aroA gene encoding 3-phosphoshikimate 1-carboxyvinyltransferase, translating to MNCIKITPSPLKGSINIPPSKSLSHRAIICAALAKGTSHIENIIFSEDILATLEGMKAFGMKVVDIDTNKETNRNRITIEGKGYIEKLKEIIDCSESGSTLRFLIPIACLLGEKIIFTGKGKLVERPLTSYYKIFDDQGIKYSNDNGRLPLSIEGTLKPKRFELEGNISSQFITGLMFVLPLLSGNSTIEITTRLESKGYIDLTLDMLHRFSINIQNDNYSRFYVPGNQNYAPSDYKVEGDFSQAAFWMAAGTLNGDIAINNLNQNSLQGDKEILNIAAAMGANIIYTDEHIRAIDSQIKGIVIDASQCPDLVPILAVLGALSKGKTKIVNAQRVRIKESDRLKAIASELNKIGADIVETEDGLNINGVDTLNGGVVDSWNDHRIAMALAVASTKCREPLIIKNSNAVNKSYPEFWQDFVRLGGVIDEWNMGK from the coding sequence ATGAATTGTATTAAGATAACACCTTCACCGCTAAAAGGTAGTATTAATATCCCGCCGTCGAAGAGTCTAAGCCATAGAGCAATTATATGTGCAGCATTAGCGAAGGGAACTAGCCATATAGAAAACATAATTTTTTCGGAGGATATACTAGCTACTTTAGAAGGAATGAAGGCTTTTGGTATGAAGGTAGTAGATATAGACACCAATAAGGAAACTAATAGAAATAGAATAACTATAGAAGGTAAGGGCTATATAGAAAAGCTAAAAGAAATAATTGATTGTAGTGAATCAGGTTCTACTCTCAGGTTTTTAATACCAATTGCATGTCTATTAGGAGAAAAAATCATATTTACTGGTAAAGGAAAGCTTGTAGAAAGACCACTGACTTCATATTATAAAATATTTGATGATCAAGGAATTAAATATTCAAACGATAATGGCAGGCTTCCTCTTAGTATAGAAGGAACACTTAAACCTAAAAGATTTGAACTAGAAGGCAATATAAGCTCCCAATTCATTACAGGACTTATGTTTGTATTGCCCCTGTTGTCAGGGAATTCCACAATAGAGATAACAACGAGACTAGAGTCCAAGGGATATATTGACTTAACCTTAGATATGCTGCATAGATTCTCTATCAATATACAGAATGATAATTATAGTAGATTTTATGTCCCAGGAAATCAGAACTATGCCCCATCAGATTATAAAGTAGAAGGAGATTTTTCTCAAGCAGCATTTTGGATGGCCGCGGGGACATTAAATGGCGATATTGCCATAAATAACTTAAATCAAAACTCCCTTCAAGGAGATAAGGAAATATTAAATATAGCAGCTGCAATGGGTGCTAATATCATATATACGGATGAGCACATAAGAGCAATTGATTCACAGATTAAGGGAATAGTAATAGATGCTTCCCAGTGTCCAGACTTAGTGCCAATCTTAGCTGTTCTTGGAGCCTTAAGTAAAGGAAAAACCAAAATAGTCAATGCACAAAGAGTGAGGATAAAGGAATCAGATAGGCTAAAGGCAATAGCAAGTGAGTTAAATAAAATAGGTGCTGATATAGTAGAAACTGAGGATGGACTTAATATAAATGGAGTGGATACATTAAATGGAGGAGTAGTAGACAGCTGGAATGATCATAGGATTGCTATGGCTTTAGCAGTGGCCTCTACTAAATGCAGAGAACCTCTAATAATTAAAAATAGCAATGCAGTAAATAAATCATATCCAGAATTTTGGCAGGACTTTGTAAGATTAGGTGGTGTTATAGATGAGTGGAATATGGGGAAATAA
- the aroB gene encoding 3-dehydroquinate synthase, whose product MYKLEVKLPQKSYPILIKRGIINDIGNEIKKVFNNKRIIIITDHNVQRIYGEALSENLKSYGFEVNTISVEAGENSKSLDVLTDVYNQLLDAGMTRKDMIIAFGGGVVGDLAGFAAATFLRGIRYIQIPTSLLAQIDSSIGGKVAVNLSRGKNLVGNFYHPEAVYIDPDLLKTLPERFLHDGMAEVIKYSCIKDKELFNRLREINTELDLFTIINEIIYSCCNIKKGIVEKDEKEAGERMLLNFGHTIGHAIEKAFNYEGYTHGEAVAIGMYCIVRKSESMGITKEGTSDSIKELLVKFKLPFELPKIDFNILLEAINLDKKSESESINLVLINEIGESFIKKIEKEKVAQYLFS is encoded by the coding sequence TTGTATAAACTCGAAGTCAAATTACCCCAAAAAAGTTATCCTATATTAATAAAAAGAGGTATCATTAATGATATAGGAAATGAAATAAAGAAAGTTTTTAACAATAAAAGAATTATCATAATAACAGACCATAATGTACAGAGAATATATGGCGAGGCATTGTCAGAGAATCTCAAATCTTATGGATTTGAAGTGAATACTATTTCTGTAGAAGCAGGAGAGAATAGTAAATCCTTGGATGTGCTAACTGATGTCTATAACCAGCTGTTAGATGCTGGAATGACTAGAAAAGACATGATAATAGCCTTTGGGGGAGGAGTTGTAGGTGATTTAGCAGGCTTTGCAGCTGCTACCTTCCTCAGAGGTATTAGATATATACAAATCCCTACATCCCTATTAGCGCAGATAGATAGCAGTATTGGAGGTAAAGTAGCTGTAAATCTATCAAGAGGCAAAAATTTGGTAGGCAATTTTTATCATCCTGAGGCAGTATACATAGATCCAGATTTATTAAAAACCTTACCTGAAAGATTTTTGCATGATGGAATGGCAGAGGTTATAAAATATTCATGCATAAAAGATAAGGAGCTATTTAATAGGCTTAGAGAAATTAATACGGAGTTAGATTTATTCACAATAATTAATGAAATTATATATAGCTGCTGTAATATAAAAAAAGGAATAGTAGAAAAAGACGAAAAGGAAGCAGGAGAGAGGATGCTCCTAAACTTTGGGCATACCATAGGCCATGCCATTGAAAAAGCCTTTAATTATGAAGGATACACTCATGGAGAGGCAGTGGCTATAGGGATGTACTGTATTGTTCGAAAAAGTGAATCTATGGGTATAACGAAAGAAGGCACCTCAGATTCGATAAAAGAGCTTTTAGTTAAATTTAAACTGCCTTTTGAGCTACCTAAAATAGACTTCAATATACTTTTAGAGGCAATAAATTTAGATAAGAAAAGCGAAAGTGAATCTATAAATTTAGTTTTAATCAATGAAATCGGAGAAAGCTTCATAAAAAAGATAGAAAAAGAAAAAGTGGCTCAGTATCTATTTTCGTAA
- a CDS encoding DUF362 domain-containing protein, producing the protein MLVSLTECRSYDYDKVRESINKSFNNLGGIEKYINKGETVLLKLNLLMKKKPEEATTTHPMFVKALAEILIEYGANVVIGDSPGGPFNERILKGIYKYCGIDKIANEIGAELNYNTNSVEVKNEKGKILKTMEVAEMVTNVDKIISVSKLKTHGMMLFTGAVKNMFGIIPGLHKAEYHFKMPHIEDFSEALLDICLYANPVLSFMDGIVGMEGAGPSAGEPKEIGVVLASPSPCHLDVVATTIVNIDPLKVPTILRAVERKIIKGSLDDIELIGDSIEGFKVNDFKAPTIRSVHFIKDNKPSLIRTLSNRLLQPKPVFHHKDCIGCRDCANNCPAKVIEMVNKKPVVNLGGCIRCFCCQELCPEKAIHIHRPALMKLLSKL; encoded by the coding sequence ATGCTGGTATCACTAACTGAATGCAGGAGTTATGATTATGATAAGGTAAGGGAATCTATTAATAAAAGCTTTAATAATCTTGGAGGAATAGAGAAATATATTAATAAAGGAGAAACTGTACTTTTAAAGCTAAATTTACTGATGAAAAAGAAACCAGAGGAAGCCACTACAACTCATCCCATGTTTGTCAAGGCATTAGCTGAGATATTAATAGAATACGGTGCAAATGTAGTTATAGGTGATAGCCCTGGAGGTCCTTTTAATGAGAGAATTCTAAAAGGAATATATAAATATTGTGGAATAGATAAAATTGCAAATGAAATAGGAGCAGAACTAAACTACAACACAAATTCTGTAGAAGTGAAAAATGAAAAGGGTAAGATATTAAAAACTATGGAAGTAGCGGAAATGGTAACAAATGTTGATAAGATTATATCAGTATCTAAGCTTAAAACTCACGGTATGATGCTATTTACAGGGGCAGTAAAAAATATGTTCGGTATTATTCCTGGACTGCATAAGGCAGAATACCATTTTAAAATGCCTCATATAGAAGATTTTTCAGAGGCACTATTAGATATTTGCTTGTACGCTAATCCGGTACTGTCTTTTATGGACGGAATAGTAGGCATGGAGGGAGCAGGACCTTCTGCAGGAGAGCCAAAGGAAATAGGTGTAGTATTAGCTTCTCCATCACCTTGTCATCTAGATGTTGTAGCTACTACAATAGTAAATATAGACCCATTAAAGGTTCCCACTATTTTAAGAGCTGTAGAAAGGAAAATAATCAAGGGAAGCTTAGATGACATTGAACTCATTGGTGATAGCATAGAAGGGTTTAAAGTAAATGATTTTAAGGCACCAACCATAAGAAGTGTTCATTTCATTAAAGATAATAAGCCTTCTCTTATAAGAACTTTGTCTAATAGGCTATTGCAGCCTAAACCAGTTTTTCATCATAAGGATTGTATAGGCTGTAGAGATTGCGCAAATAACTGTCCCGCAAAGGTTATTGAAATGGTTAATAAAAAGCCAGTTGTAAATTTAGGGGGCTGTATAAGATGTTTTTGCTGTCAGGAGCTTTGTCCTGAGAAAGCAATCCATATACACAGACCTGCATTGATGAAGCTGTTGTCAAAGCTATAA
- a CDS encoding DegV family protein, whose product MRKIQIVTDSTAYFKKEDSNEKNINIVPLSVHFCGSVNKEGFAGEFKDFFDKLENTNEFPTTSQPAVGDFVEAYKKALELGEEIVTIVISSELSGTYNSARLAADIVASDKITVIDSKTSAGNLKLLVEIAVQLSEQGLSGKEIEREIIKQRENMNINLTVDTLEYLKRGGRLSNTTAFLGTLLNIKPVIGLVDGRLVPVGKERGKKKAMEAIISMVPENVKRISIAHVQNISEAQQYKIELEKRFSNAIITIDELGPVIGSHIGPKAIGLCSSW is encoded by the coding sequence ATGAGAAAAATTCAGATTGTAACAGACAGTACAGCATATTTTAAAAAAGAAGATTCTAATGAAAAAAATATTAATATAGTACCTCTTTCAGTACATTTTTGTGGTAGTGTAAATAAGGAGGGGTTTGCAGGTGAATTTAAGGATTTTTTTGATAAGCTAGAGAATACAAATGAATTTCCAACAACATCTCAACCAGCAGTAGGAGACTTTGTTGAAGCATATAAAAAAGCACTTGAGCTAGGAGAAGAAATAGTCACTATAGTTATTTCCTCTGAGCTAAGTGGAACATATAATAGCGCTAGATTAGCAGCTGATATAGTAGCTTCAGACAAAATAACTGTAATAGATTCAAAGACGTCTGCTGGAAATCTAAAATTACTTGTTGAAATTGCTGTTCAATTATCAGAACAAGGATTATCAGGGAAGGAAATAGAAAGAGAAATAATAAAACAGAGAGAAAACATGAACATCAATCTGACTGTAGATACATTAGAGTATTTAAAGCGTGGAGGAAGATTATCTAATACAACGGCCTTTCTCGGAACTTTACTCAATATTAAACCTGTAATCGGGCTAGTTGATGGCAGGCTAGTTCCTGTAGGAAAGGAAAGAGGAAAAAAGAAGGCTATGGAAGCTATCATTTCTATGGTTCCTGAAAATGTAAAGAGAATATCCATAGCTCATGTTCAGAATATAAGTGAAGCACAGCAATATAAAATTGAACTAGAAAAGAGATTCTCAAATGCAATAATTACAATAGATGAGCTTGGCCCTGTAATAGGCTCACATATTGGGCCAAAGGCCATAGGATTATGTTCAAGCTGGTAG